Proteins from one Triticum aestivum cultivar Chinese Spring chromosome 7A, IWGSC CS RefSeq v2.1, whole genome shotgun sequence genomic window:
- the LOC123147991 gene encoding nuclear poly(A) polymerase 4 isoform X2 translates to MATSNKPISLAGPLDADVQRTAELNKFLVEAGLYESADESARREEVLGELDKIVKDWVKQLTSQRGYTDQMIEEANAVLFTFGSYRLGVHGPGADIDTLCVGPSYVNREEDFFIVLHDILAQTEEVSELQPVPDAHVPVMKFKFHGISIDLLYASVSLLVVPSDLDISQEAVLYDIDEATVRSLTGCRVADQILRLVPNIESFRTTLRCLKHWARRRGVYSNVTGFLGGVNWALLVARVCQLYPNAVPSMLVSRFFRVFTQWRWPTPVMLCAIEEEELGFPVWDPRKNPRDRTHHMPIITPAYPCMNSSYNVSTSTLRVMIEQFQFGNKICQEIEMNKASWSALFEPFNFFEAYKNYLQVDIIAEDDADLRLWKGWVESRLRQLTLKIERDTYGKLQCHPYPYEYADPSRQCAHCAFFMGLSRKEGVKIQEGQQFDIRGTVDEFRHEINMYMFWKPGMELAVSHVRRKEIPAYVFPEGYKRPRPQRHVNHQHQSDKNNTANGTLTGSPDSQLKRKHDTTGIDDTEPCRSVKRASISPVHPKTLSPRSGNISDEPRSDSQQKVTSNASGGSQDSPGSGNRDKTKCSSSSHASEKSLDSVASGSKCVKMEAVCSDDVTSKHVDCISPVKDSTAPTVAVSTTLKRVAEKVVLELVGSESIGGNNAELLQIAEKDMGNVLVENLHFGGNGVPQSGLPEELELNNGIEVGSKAYAGVKSDGSQKSSLRSANTGDLEGRWW, encoded by the exons ATGGCGACCTCTAATAAGCCAATATCGCTGGCTGGGCCGTTGGATGCTGATGTCCAGAGGACGGCTGAATTGAACAAG TTCTTGGTTGAAGCGGGCTTATATGAAAGTGCCGATGAGTCTGCTAGGCGGGAGGAGGTGCTGGGGGAGCTTGACAAG ATTGTAAAAGATTGGGTGAAACAGTTAACTAGTCAGAGAGGATATACTGATCAAATGATTGAAGAGGCAAATGCCGTGCTTTTCACCTTTGGGTCATACCGTCTAGGG GTCCATGGACCTGGGGCTGACATCGATACTCTATGTGTTGGACCTTCATATGTGAATCGCGAG GAGGACTTCTTTATTGTACTGCATGACATATTAGCACAAACGGAGGAAGTGTCTGAATTGCAACCTGTACCTGATGCACATGTACCTGTGATGAAATTTAAGTTCCATGGGATATCCATCGATCTTCTTTATGCCAGCGTTTCTCTCTTAGTAGTACCATCT GATTTGGATATCTCTCAGGAAGCAGTGCTTTATGACATTGATGAGGCAACTGTTCGTAGTCTTACTGGCTGCAGAGTGGCTGACCAAATTCTTAGGCTTGTTCCGAATATTGAG AGCTTTCGAACAACACTAAGGTGTTTAAAGCACTGGGCAAGAAGAAGAGGTGTTTACTCTAAT GTCACTGGTTTTCTTGGAGGTGTGAATTGGGCTTTACTGGTTGCACGAGTCTGCCAGCTCTATCCTAATGCTGTGCCAAGTATGCTGGTCTCGAGATTCTTCAGGGTTTTTACCCAGTGGCGCTGGCCAACTCCAGTGATGCTTTGTGCCATTGAGGAGGAGGAACTTGGCTTTCCTGTGTGGGATCCACGCAAAAATCCTCGTGACAGAACTCATCATATGCCAATTATCACTCCAGCATATCCATGCATGAACTCCAGCTATAATGTTTCGACGAGCACGCTGAGGGTTATGATAGAACAATTCCAGTTTGGCAATAAAATATGCCAG GAAATTGAGATGAATAAGGCTAGTTGGTCTGCCCTTTTTGAGCCTTTTAATTTTTTTGAGGCGTATAAAAATTATCTGCAAGTTGACATCATCGCTGAGGATGATGCAGATCTCAGACTCTGGAAGGGATGGGTCGAGTCTCGATTGAGGCAACTGACTTTAAAG ATTGAACGGGACACCTATGGGAAATTGCAATGCCATCCATACCCATATGAGTATGCAGATCCTTCTAGACAGTGTGCTCATTGTGCTTTCTTCATGGGCTTATCAAGGAAAGAAGGTGTGAAAATACAAGAAGGTCAGCAGTTTGATATTCGTGGAACAGTTGATGAGTTCAGGCATGAGATCAACATGTATATGTTCTGGAAACCTGGGATGGAGTTGGCTGTTTCTCATGTTCGGAGGAAAGAGATTCCAGCTTATGTGTTTCCAGAAGGATACAAGAGACCTCGTCCCCAAAGGCATGTGAACCATCAACACCAGTCTGATAAAAATAACACTGCAAATGGCACATTGACTGGATCTCCAGACAGCCAGCTGAAGAGAAAGCATGATACTACTGGGATTGATGATACCGAACCTTGCCGATCTGTTAAGAGGGCTTCAATCAGCCCAGTTCACCCAAAAACTTTATCACCTCGGTCGGGCAACATTAGTGATGAGCCCAGAAGTGACAGCCAACAGAAAGTTACTTCTAATGCAAGCGGTGGGAGTCAGGATTCACCTGGCAGTGGCAATCGAGATAAAACAAAGTGTTCAAGTTCATCACATGCATCTGAGAAAAGCTTGGATTCAGTCGCATCAGGCTCCAAGTGTGTGAAAATGGAAGCGGTTTGTTCTGATGACGTAACTAGCAAGCATGTCGATTGTATTTCACCTGTCAAGGACAGCACTGCTCCAACCGTAGCAGTGAGTACAACTTTAAAGCGTGTTGCCGAGAAGGTCGTTTTGGAGCTTGTTGGAAGTGAAAGCATTGGCGGCAATAATGCAGAGTTACTGCAGATTGCAGAAAAGGACATGGGAAATGTCCTTGTTGAAAATCTACACTTTGGTGGGAATGGAGTTCCTCAGAGCGGCCTCCCTGAAGAATTAGAG CTGAACAATGGGATTGAAGTGGGTTCTAAAGCTTATGCAGGTGTGAAGTCAGATGGATCCCAGAAGTCGTCATTGAG ATCTGCAAACACTGGGGACTTGGAAGGAAGATGGTGGTAA
- the LOC123147991 gene encoding nuclear poly(A) polymerase 4 isoform X5 — MATSNKPISLAGPLDADVQRTAELNKFLVEAGLYESADESARREEVLGELDKIVKDWVKQLTSQRGYTDQMIEEANAVLFTFGSYRLGVHGPGADIDTLCVGPSYVNREEDFFIVLHDILAQTEEVSELQPVPDAHVPVMKFKFHGISIDLLYASVSLLVVPSDLDISQEAVLYDIDEATVRSLTGCRVADQILRLVPNIESFRTTLRCLKHWARRRGVYSNVTGFLGGVNWALLVARVCQLYPNAVPSMLVSRFFRVFTQWRWPTPVMLCAIEEEELGFPVWDPRKNPRDRTHHMPIITPAYPCMNSSYNVSTSTLRVMIEQFQFGNKICQEIEMNKASWSALFEPFNFFEAYKNYLQVDIIAEDDADLRLWKGWVESRLRQLTLKIERDTYGKLQCHPYPYEYADPSRQCAHCAFFMGLSRKEGVKIQEGQQFDIRGTVDEFRHEINMYMFWKPGMELAVSHVRRKEIPAYVFPEGYKRPRPQRHVNHQHQSDKNNTANGTLTGSPDSQLKRKHDTTGIDDTEPCRSVKRASISPVHPKTLSPRSGNISDEPRSDSQQKVTSNASGGSQDSPGSGNRDKTKCSSSSHASEKSLDSVASGSKCVKMEAVCSDDVTSKHVDCISPVKDSTAPTVAVSTTLKRVAEKVVLELVGSESIGGNNAELLQIAEKDMGNVLVENLHFGGNGVPQSGLPEELEV; from the exons ATGGCGACCTCTAATAAGCCAATATCGCTGGCTGGGCCGTTGGATGCTGATGTCCAGAGGACGGCTGAATTGAACAAG TTCTTGGTTGAAGCGGGCTTATATGAAAGTGCCGATGAGTCTGCTAGGCGGGAGGAGGTGCTGGGGGAGCTTGACAAG ATTGTAAAAGATTGGGTGAAACAGTTAACTAGTCAGAGAGGATATACTGATCAAATGATTGAAGAGGCAAATGCCGTGCTTTTCACCTTTGGGTCATACCGTCTAGGG GTCCATGGACCTGGGGCTGACATCGATACTCTATGTGTTGGACCTTCATATGTGAATCGCGAG GAGGACTTCTTTATTGTACTGCATGACATATTAGCACAAACGGAGGAAGTGTCTGAATTGCAACCTGTACCTGATGCACATGTACCTGTGATGAAATTTAAGTTCCATGGGATATCCATCGATCTTCTTTATGCCAGCGTTTCTCTCTTAGTAGTACCATCT GATTTGGATATCTCTCAGGAAGCAGTGCTTTATGACATTGATGAGGCAACTGTTCGTAGTCTTACTGGCTGCAGAGTGGCTGACCAAATTCTTAGGCTTGTTCCGAATATTGAG AGCTTTCGAACAACACTAAGGTGTTTAAAGCACTGGGCAAGAAGAAGAGGTGTTTACTCTAAT GTCACTGGTTTTCTTGGAGGTGTGAATTGGGCTTTACTGGTTGCACGAGTCTGCCAGCTCTATCCTAATGCTGTGCCAAGTATGCTGGTCTCGAGATTCTTCAGGGTTTTTACCCAGTGGCGCTGGCCAACTCCAGTGATGCTTTGTGCCATTGAGGAGGAGGAACTTGGCTTTCCTGTGTGGGATCCACGCAAAAATCCTCGTGACAGAACTCATCATATGCCAATTATCACTCCAGCATATCCATGCATGAACTCCAGCTATAATGTTTCGACGAGCACGCTGAGGGTTATGATAGAACAATTCCAGTTTGGCAATAAAATATGCCAG GAAATTGAGATGAATAAGGCTAGTTGGTCTGCCCTTTTTGAGCCTTTTAATTTTTTTGAGGCGTATAAAAATTATCTGCAAGTTGACATCATCGCTGAGGATGATGCAGATCTCAGACTCTGGAAGGGATGGGTCGAGTCTCGATTGAGGCAACTGACTTTAAAG ATTGAACGGGACACCTATGGGAAATTGCAATGCCATCCATACCCATATGAGTATGCAGATCCTTCTAGACAGTGTGCTCATTGTGCTTTCTTCATGGGCTTATCAAGGAAAGAAGGTGTGAAAATACAAGAAGGTCAGCAGTTTGATATTCGTGGAACAGTTGATGAGTTCAGGCATGAGATCAACATGTATATGTTCTGGAAACCTGGGATGGAGTTGGCTGTTTCTCATGTTCGGAGGAAAGAGATTCCAGCTTATGTGTTTCCAGAAGGATACAAGAGACCTCGTCCCCAAAGGCATGTGAACCATCAACACCAGTCTGATAAAAATAACACTGCAAATGGCACATTGACTGGATCTCCAGACAGCCAGCTGAAGAGAAAGCATGATACTACTGGGATTGATGATACCGAACCTTGCCGATCTGTTAAGAGGGCTTCAATCAGCCCAGTTCACCCAAAAACTTTATCACCTCGGTCGGGCAACATTAGTGATGAGCCCAGAAGTGACAGCCAACAGAAAGTTACTTCTAATGCAAGCGGTGGGAGTCAGGATTCACCTGGCAGTGGCAATCGAGATAAAACAAAGTGTTCAAGTTCATCACATGCATCTGAGAAAAGCTTGGATTCAGTCGCATCAGGCTCCAAGTGTGTGAAAATGGAAGCGGTTTGTTCTGATGACGTAACTAGCAAGCATGTCGATTGTATTTCACCTGTCAAGGACAGCACTGCTCCAACCGTAGCAGTGAGTACAACTTTAAAGCGTGTTGCCGAGAAGGTCGTTTTGGAGCTTGTTGGAAGTGAAAGCATTGGCGGCAATAATGCAGAGTTACTGCAGATTGCAGAAAAGGACATGGGAAATGTCCTTGTTGAAAATCTACACTTTGGTGGGAATGGAGTTCCTCAGAGCGGCCTCCCTGAAGAATTAGAG GTGTGA
- the LOC123147991 gene encoding nuclear poly(A) polymerase 4 isoform X1, translating to MATSNKPISLAGPLDADVQRTAELNKFLVEAGLYESADESARREEVLGELDKIVKDWVKQLTSQRGYTDQMIEEANAVLFTFGSYRLGVHGPGADIDTLCVGPSYVNREEDFFIVLHDILAQTEEVSELQPVPDAHVPVMKFKFHGISIDLLYASVSLLVVPSDLDISQEAVLYDIDEATVRSLTGCRVADQILRLVPNIESFRTTLRCLKHWARRRGVYSNVTGFLGGVNWALLVARVCQLYPNAVPSMLVSRFFRVFTQWRWPTPVMLCAIEEEELGFPVWDPRKNPRDRTHHMPIITPAYPCMNSSYNVSTSTLRVMIEQFQFGNKICQEIEMNKASWSALFEPFNFFEAYKNYLQVDIIAEDDADLRLWKGWVESRLRQLTLKIERDTYGKLQCHPYPYEYADPSRQCAHCAFFMGLSRKEGVKIQEGQQFDIRGTVDEFRHEINMYMFWKPGMELAVSHVRRKEIPAYVFPEGYKRPRPQRHVNHQHQSDKNNTANGTLTGSPDSQLKRKHDTTGIDDTEPCRSVKRASISPVHPKTLSPRSGNISDEPRSDSQQKVTSNASGGSQDSPGSGNRDKTKCSSSSHASEKSLDSVASGSKCVKMEAVCSDDVTSKHVDCISPVKDSTAPTVAVSTTLKRVAEKVVLELVGSESIGGNNAELLQIAEKDMGNVLVENLHFGGNGVPQSGLPEELELNNGIEVGSKAYAGVKSDGSQKSSLRHDLELNPYTLSIYVAPFSLYSAVWYLFATLRRVSLTSTA from the exons ATGGCGACCTCTAATAAGCCAATATCGCTGGCTGGGCCGTTGGATGCTGATGTCCAGAGGACGGCTGAATTGAACAAG TTCTTGGTTGAAGCGGGCTTATATGAAAGTGCCGATGAGTCTGCTAGGCGGGAGGAGGTGCTGGGGGAGCTTGACAAG ATTGTAAAAGATTGGGTGAAACAGTTAACTAGTCAGAGAGGATATACTGATCAAATGATTGAAGAGGCAAATGCCGTGCTTTTCACCTTTGGGTCATACCGTCTAGGG GTCCATGGACCTGGGGCTGACATCGATACTCTATGTGTTGGACCTTCATATGTGAATCGCGAG GAGGACTTCTTTATTGTACTGCATGACATATTAGCACAAACGGAGGAAGTGTCTGAATTGCAACCTGTACCTGATGCACATGTACCTGTGATGAAATTTAAGTTCCATGGGATATCCATCGATCTTCTTTATGCCAGCGTTTCTCTCTTAGTAGTACCATCT GATTTGGATATCTCTCAGGAAGCAGTGCTTTATGACATTGATGAGGCAACTGTTCGTAGTCTTACTGGCTGCAGAGTGGCTGACCAAATTCTTAGGCTTGTTCCGAATATTGAG AGCTTTCGAACAACACTAAGGTGTTTAAAGCACTGGGCAAGAAGAAGAGGTGTTTACTCTAAT GTCACTGGTTTTCTTGGAGGTGTGAATTGGGCTTTACTGGTTGCACGAGTCTGCCAGCTCTATCCTAATGCTGTGCCAAGTATGCTGGTCTCGAGATTCTTCAGGGTTTTTACCCAGTGGCGCTGGCCAACTCCAGTGATGCTTTGTGCCATTGAGGAGGAGGAACTTGGCTTTCCTGTGTGGGATCCACGCAAAAATCCTCGTGACAGAACTCATCATATGCCAATTATCACTCCAGCATATCCATGCATGAACTCCAGCTATAATGTTTCGACGAGCACGCTGAGGGTTATGATAGAACAATTCCAGTTTGGCAATAAAATATGCCAG GAAATTGAGATGAATAAGGCTAGTTGGTCTGCCCTTTTTGAGCCTTTTAATTTTTTTGAGGCGTATAAAAATTATCTGCAAGTTGACATCATCGCTGAGGATGATGCAGATCTCAGACTCTGGAAGGGATGGGTCGAGTCTCGATTGAGGCAACTGACTTTAAAG ATTGAACGGGACACCTATGGGAAATTGCAATGCCATCCATACCCATATGAGTATGCAGATCCTTCTAGACAGTGTGCTCATTGTGCTTTCTTCATGGGCTTATCAAGGAAAGAAGGTGTGAAAATACAAGAAGGTCAGCAGTTTGATATTCGTGGAACAGTTGATGAGTTCAGGCATGAGATCAACATGTATATGTTCTGGAAACCTGGGATGGAGTTGGCTGTTTCTCATGTTCGGAGGAAAGAGATTCCAGCTTATGTGTTTCCAGAAGGATACAAGAGACCTCGTCCCCAAAGGCATGTGAACCATCAACACCAGTCTGATAAAAATAACACTGCAAATGGCACATTGACTGGATCTCCAGACAGCCAGCTGAAGAGAAAGCATGATACTACTGGGATTGATGATACCGAACCTTGCCGATCTGTTAAGAGGGCTTCAATCAGCCCAGTTCACCCAAAAACTTTATCACCTCGGTCGGGCAACATTAGTGATGAGCCCAGAAGTGACAGCCAACAGAAAGTTACTTCTAATGCAAGCGGTGGGAGTCAGGATTCACCTGGCAGTGGCAATCGAGATAAAACAAAGTGTTCAAGTTCATCACATGCATCTGAGAAAAGCTTGGATTCAGTCGCATCAGGCTCCAAGTGTGTGAAAATGGAAGCGGTTTGTTCTGATGACGTAACTAGCAAGCATGTCGATTGTATTTCACCTGTCAAGGACAGCACTGCTCCAACCGTAGCAGTGAGTACAACTTTAAAGCGTGTTGCCGAGAAGGTCGTTTTGGAGCTTGTTGGAAGTGAAAGCATTGGCGGCAATAATGCAGAGTTACTGCAGATTGCAGAAAAGGACATGGGAAATGTCCTTGTTGAAAATCTACACTTTGGTGGGAATGGAGTTCCTCAGAGCGGCCTCCCTGAAGAATTAGAG CTGAACAATGGGATTGAAGTGGGTTCTAAAGCTTATGCAGGTGTGAAGTCAGATGGATCCCAGAAGTCGTCATTGAGGCATGATCTTGAACTCAATCCTTATACATTGAGTATCTATGTTGCTCCGTTTTCTTTATACTCTGCTGTTTGGTATTTGTTTGCTACTTTGCGCAGAGTTAGTTTGACATCAACAGCATGA
- the LOC123147991 gene encoding nuclear poly(A) polymerase 4 isoform X4 — MATSNKPISLAGPLDADVQRTAELNKFLVEAGLYESADESARREEVLGELDKIVKDWVKQLTSQRGYTDQMIEEANAVLFTFGSYRLGVHGPGADIDTLCVGPSYVNREEDFFIVLHDILAQTEEVSELQPVPDAHVPVMKFKFHGISIDLLYASVSLLVVPSDLDISQEAVLYDIDEATVRSLTGCRVADQILRLVPNIESFRTTLRCLKHWARRRGVYSNVTGFLGGVNWALLVARVCQLYPNAVPSMLVSRFFRVFTQWRWPTPVMLCAIEEEELGFPVWDPRKNPRDRTHHMPIITPAYPCMNSSYNVSTSTLRVMIEQFQFGNKICQEIEMNKASWSALFEPFNFFEAYKNYLQVDIIAEDDADLRLWKGWVESRLRQLTLKIERDTYGKLQCHPYPYEYADPSRQCAHCAFFMGLSRKEGVKIQEGQQFDIRGTVDEFRHEINMYMFWKPGMELAVSHVRRKEIPAYVFPEGYKRPRPQRHVNHQHQSDKNNTANGTLTGSPDSQLKRKHDTTGIDDTEPCRSVKRASISPVHPKTLSPRSGNISDEPRSDSQQKVTSNASGGSQDSPGSGNRDKTKCSSSSHASEKSLDSVASGSKCVKMEAVCSDDVTSKHVDCISPVKDSTAPTVAVSTTLKRVAEKVVLELVGSESIGGNNAELLQIAEKDMGNVLVENLHFGGNGVPQSGLPEELELMQV; from the exons ATGGCGACCTCTAATAAGCCAATATCGCTGGCTGGGCCGTTGGATGCTGATGTCCAGAGGACGGCTGAATTGAACAAG TTCTTGGTTGAAGCGGGCTTATATGAAAGTGCCGATGAGTCTGCTAGGCGGGAGGAGGTGCTGGGGGAGCTTGACAAG ATTGTAAAAGATTGGGTGAAACAGTTAACTAGTCAGAGAGGATATACTGATCAAATGATTGAAGAGGCAAATGCCGTGCTTTTCACCTTTGGGTCATACCGTCTAGGG GTCCATGGACCTGGGGCTGACATCGATACTCTATGTGTTGGACCTTCATATGTGAATCGCGAG GAGGACTTCTTTATTGTACTGCATGACATATTAGCACAAACGGAGGAAGTGTCTGAATTGCAACCTGTACCTGATGCACATGTACCTGTGATGAAATTTAAGTTCCATGGGATATCCATCGATCTTCTTTATGCCAGCGTTTCTCTCTTAGTAGTACCATCT GATTTGGATATCTCTCAGGAAGCAGTGCTTTATGACATTGATGAGGCAACTGTTCGTAGTCTTACTGGCTGCAGAGTGGCTGACCAAATTCTTAGGCTTGTTCCGAATATTGAG AGCTTTCGAACAACACTAAGGTGTTTAAAGCACTGGGCAAGAAGAAGAGGTGTTTACTCTAAT GTCACTGGTTTTCTTGGAGGTGTGAATTGGGCTTTACTGGTTGCACGAGTCTGCCAGCTCTATCCTAATGCTGTGCCAAGTATGCTGGTCTCGAGATTCTTCAGGGTTTTTACCCAGTGGCGCTGGCCAACTCCAGTGATGCTTTGTGCCATTGAGGAGGAGGAACTTGGCTTTCCTGTGTGGGATCCACGCAAAAATCCTCGTGACAGAACTCATCATATGCCAATTATCACTCCAGCATATCCATGCATGAACTCCAGCTATAATGTTTCGACGAGCACGCTGAGGGTTATGATAGAACAATTCCAGTTTGGCAATAAAATATGCCAG GAAATTGAGATGAATAAGGCTAGTTGGTCTGCCCTTTTTGAGCCTTTTAATTTTTTTGAGGCGTATAAAAATTATCTGCAAGTTGACATCATCGCTGAGGATGATGCAGATCTCAGACTCTGGAAGGGATGGGTCGAGTCTCGATTGAGGCAACTGACTTTAAAG ATTGAACGGGACACCTATGGGAAATTGCAATGCCATCCATACCCATATGAGTATGCAGATCCTTCTAGACAGTGTGCTCATTGTGCTTTCTTCATGGGCTTATCAAGGAAAGAAGGTGTGAAAATACAAGAAGGTCAGCAGTTTGATATTCGTGGAACAGTTGATGAGTTCAGGCATGAGATCAACATGTATATGTTCTGGAAACCTGGGATGGAGTTGGCTGTTTCTCATGTTCGGAGGAAAGAGATTCCAGCTTATGTGTTTCCAGAAGGATACAAGAGACCTCGTCCCCAAAGGCATGTGAACCATCAACACCAGTCTGATAAAAATAACACTGCAAATGGCACATTGACTGGATCTCCAGACAGCCAGCTGAAGAGAAAGCATGATACTACTGGGATTGATGATACCGAACCTTGCCGATCTGTTAAGAGGGCTTCAATCAGCCCAGTTCACCCAAAAACTTTATCACCTCGGTCGGGCAACATTAGTGATGAGCCCAGAAGTGACAGCCAACAGAAAGTTACTTCTAATGCAAGCGGTGGGAGTCAGGATTCACCTGGCAGTGGCAATCGAGATAAAACAAAGTGTTCAAGTTCATCACATGCATCTGAGAAAAGCTTGGATTCAGTCGCATCAGGCTCCAAGTGTGTGAAAATGGAAGCGGTTTGTTCTGATGACGTAACTAGCAAGCATGTCGATTGTATTTCACCTGTCAAGGACAGCACTGCTCCAACCGTAGCAGTGAGTACAACTTTAAAGCGTGTTGCCGAGAAGGTCGTTTTGGAGCTTGTTGGAAGTGAAAGCATTGGCGGCAATAATGCAGAGTTACTGCAGATTGCAGAAAAGGACATGGGAAATGTCCTTGTTGAAAATCTACACTTTGGTGGGAATGGAGTTCCTCAGAGCGGCCTCCCTGAAGAATTAGAG CTTATGCAGGTGTGA
- the LOC123147991 gene encoding nuclear poly(A) polymerase 4 isoform X3: MATSNKPISLAGPLDADVQRTAELNKFLVEAGLYESADESARREEVLGELDKIVKDWVKQLTSQRGYTDQMIEEANAVLFTFGSYRLGVHGPGADIDTLCVGPSYVNREEDFFIVLHDILAQTEEVSELQPVPDAHVPVMKFKFHGISIDLLYASVSLLVVPSDLDISQEAVLYDIDEATVRSLTGCRVADQILRLVPNIESFRTTLRCLKHWARRRGVYSNVTGFLGGVNWALLVARVCQLYPNAVPSMLVSRFFRVFTQWRWPTPVMLCAIEEEELGFPVWDPRKNPRDRTHHMPIITPAYPCMNSSYNVSTSTLRVMIEQFQFGNKICQEIEMNKASWSALFEPFNFFEAYKNYLQVDIIAEDDADLRLWKGWVESRLRQLTLKIERDTYGKLQCHPYPYEYADPSRQCAHCAFFMGLSRKEGVKIQEGQQFDIRGTVDEFRHEINMYMFWKPGMELAVSHVRRKEIPAYVFPEGYKRPRPQRHVNHQHQSDKNNTANGTLTGSPDSQLKRKHDTTGIDDTEPCRSVKRASISPVHPKTLSPRSGNISDEPRSDSQQKVTSNASGGSQDSPGSGNRDKTKCSSSSHASEKSLDSVASGSKCVKMEAVCSDDVTSKHVDCISPVKDSTAPTVAVSTTLKRVAEKVVLELVGSESIGGNNAELLQIAEKDMGNVLVENLHFGGNGVPQSGLPEELELNNGIEVGSKAYAGVKSDGSQKSSLRVSLTSTA; the protein is encoded by the exons ATGGCGACCTCTAATAAGCCAATATCGCTGGCTGGGCCGTTGGATGCTGATGTCCAGAGGACGGCTGAATTGAACAAG TTCTTGGTTGAAGCGGGCTTATATGAAAGTGCCGATGAGTCTGCTAGGCGGGAGGAGGTGCTGGGGGAGCTTGACAAG ATTGTAAAAGATTGGGTGAAACAGTTAACTAGTCAGAGAGGATATACTGATCAAATGATTGAAGAGGCAAATGCCGTGCTTTTCACCTTTGGGTCATACCGTCTAGGG GTCCATGGACCTGGGGCTGACATCGATACTCTATGTGTTGGACCTTCATATGTGAATCGCGAG GAGGACTTCTTTATTGTACTGCATGACATATTAGCACAAACGGAGGAAGTGTCTGAATTGCAACCTGTACCTGATGCACATGTACCTGTGATGAAATTTAAGTTCCATGGGATATCCATCGATCTTCTTTATGCCAGCGTTTCTCTCTTAGTAGTACCATCT GATTTGGATATCTCTCAGGAAGCAGTGCTTTATGACATTGATGAGGCAACTGTTCGTAGTCTTACTGGCTGCAGAGTGGCTGACCAAATTCTTAGGCTTGTTCCGAATATTGAG AGCTTTCGAACAACACTAAGGTGTTTAAAGCACTGGGCAAGAAGAAGAGGTGTTTACTCTAAT GTCACTGGTTTTCTTGGAGGTGTGAATTGGGCTTTACTGGTTGCACGAGTCTGCCAGCTCTATCCTAATGCTGTGCCAAGTATGCTGGTCTCGAGATTCTTCAGGGTTTTTACCCAGTGGCGCTGGCCAACTCCAGTGATGCTTTGTGCCATTGAGGAGGAGGAACTTGGCTTTCCTGTGTGGGATCCACGCAAAAATCCTCGTGACAGAACTCATCATATGCCAATTATCACTCCAGCATATCCATGCATGAACTCCAGCTATAATGTTTCGACGAGCACGCTGAGGGTTATGATAGAACAATTCCAGTTTGGCAATAAAATATGCCAG GAAATTGAGATGAATAAGGCTAGTTGGTCTGCCCTTTTTGAGCCTTTTAATTTTTTTGAGGCGTATAAAAATTATCTGCAAGTTGACATCATCGCTGAGGATGATGCAGATCTCAGACTCTGGAAGGGATGGGTCGAGTCTCGATTGAGGCAACTGACTTTAAAG ATTGAACGGGACACCTATGGGAAATTGCAATGCCATCCATACCCATATGAGTATGCAGATCCTTCTAGACAGTGTGCTCATTGTGCTTTCTTCATGGGCTTATCAAGGAAAGAAGGTGTGAAAATACAAGAAGGTCAGCAGTTTGATATTCGTGGAACAGTTGATGAGTTCAGGCATGAGATCAACATGTATATGTTCTGGAAACCTGGGATGGAGTTGGCTGTTTCTCATGTTCGGAGGAAAGAGATTCCAGCTTATGTGTTTCCAGAAGGATACAAGAGACCTCGTCCCCAAAGGCATGTGAACCATCAACACCAGTCTGATAAAAATAACACTGCAAATGGCACATTGACTGGATCTCCAGACAGCCAGCTGAAGAGAAAGCATGATACTACTGGGATTGATGATACCGAACCTTGCCGATCTGTTAAGAGGGCTTCAATCAGCCCAGTTCACCCAAAAACTTTATCACCTCGGTCGGGCAACATTAGTGATGAGCCCAGAAGTGACAGCCAACAGAAAGTTACTTCTAATGCAAGCGGTGGGAGTCAGGATTCACCTGGCAGTGGCAATCGAGATAAAACAAAGTGTTCAAGTTCATCACATGCATCTGAGAAAAGCTTGGATTCAGTCGCATCAGGCTCCAAGTGTGTGAAAATGGAAGCGGTTTGTTCTGATGACGTAACTAGCAAGCATGTCGATTGTATTTCACCTGTCAAGGACAGCACTGCTCCAACCGTAGCAGTGAGTACAACTTTAAAGCGTGTTGCCGAGAAGGTCGTTTTGGAGCTTGTTGGAAGTGAAAGCATTGGCGGCAATAATGCAGAGTTACTGCAGATTGCAGAAAAGGACATGGGAAATGTCCTTGTTGAAAATCTACACTTTGGTGGGAATGGAGTTCCTCAGAGCGGCCTCCCTGAAGAATTAGAG CTGAACAATGGGATTGAAGTGGGTTCTAAAGCTTATGCAGGTGTGAAGTCAGATGGATCCCAGAAGTCGTCATTGAG AGTTAGTTTGACATCAACAGCATGA